In Colwellia sp. PAMC 20917, a single genomic region encodes these proteins:
- a CDS encoding universal stress protein — protein MITEQLIWFIDGRYFYKSITLDKVIHLANTHKMRVKIIIDAKVKSTQRWYWHAMVGDSSTANEDLVAINKKKQTLLKALEMSAIKAEIIVSESADHIKTINTELAKTNNGLLIIEDTPPKQRHPIFQTLTEINAPVLLLTDKVWKEKINAIGAVDPLHENDRPAKIDENIVQHLKNWEDSLSVKWKLIHCCYISSVLYQYKNKVLSMHQDGLKEFADQFRIKSDQYKLLEGLPEEALKSYINKNHIDILFIGLVNRNMLDKFWVGSTTSNFLYEPPCDLLLIKQ, from the coding sequence ATGATAACTGAGCAATTAATTTGGTTTATAGATGGACGTTATTTTTATAAAAGCATCACTTTAGATAAAGTTATTCACCTCGCCAATACTCATAAAATGCGCGTTAAAATAATCATCGATGCTAAAGTAAAATCTACCCAACGGTGGTATTGGCATGCCATGGTTGGCGATTCATCAACGGCTAATGAAGATTTAGTGGCGATTAACAAGAAAAAACAGACCTTGCTTAAAGCATTAGAAATGAGTGCAATTAAAGCTGAAATTATTGTTTCAGAGTCTGCAGATCACATAAAAACAATCAATACTGAATTAGCAAAAACAAATAATGGCCTGCTAATTATAGAAGACACACCACCTAAACAAAGACATCCCATCTTTCAAACACTCACTGAAATAAACGCACCCGTGTTATTATTAACTGACAAGGTATGGAAAGAAAAAATCAATGCCATTGGCGCCGTTGACCCATTACACGAAAATGATCGCCCAGCAAAAATTGATGAAAATATTGTTCAGCATTTAAAAAACTGGGAAGATTCACTTTCAGTAAAATGGAAACTTATCCACTGTTGTTATATTTCATCGGTTTTATACCAATACAAAAACAAAGTATTGTCGATGCACCAAGATGGTTTAAAAGAGTTCGCTGATCAGTTCCGCATTAAGAGCGATCAATACAAATTACTAGAAGGTTTACCTGAAGAGGCTTTAAAGTCATATATTAACAAAAACCATATTGATATTTTATTTATCGGTCTAGTGAATAGAAACATGCTGGATAAGTTTTGGGTGGGAAGTACTACCTCAAATTTTTTATATGAGCCGCCATGTGATTTATTGCTTATTAAACAGTAA
- a CDS encoding autotransporter assembly complex protein TamA, which translates to MYSRFFLFILFFLISPFATSNTLLVQLSDNLSSAAKQNIYAYLGSLPENDTERTAFVFTAKKQVLNALKALGYYRAEVTSSIDKNLDKNIWTLGLVVILNQPTRIKHVRINLSGDALGDSAFSDIIRKVPIVSGDILHHGIYEQFKTDLVSLGLERGYFDSKFIKTNIAINKSLDTAEIIVHFDSGPRYRFGEIKFNDFDINTDILKPLISFKPGDFYQQTSLQNLQNELDETQYFSNVVVRPETENSANNILPIDVSLEKAKRHQFNLGLGYATDTKERFSFGWKTPLVNRYGHRQETRLSYSTINPTGHFIYSIPLSHPNNDVLQLQTELEKNDYGGLTSRFFSFQVGRVYLKDDILRQPYLRHLDEEWETDNVYDDASYFIPGFTWSDIDRDGPLLDPSKGFRQYYNLEGSYEGLSSETSFLRFNARWKYISLFAPKHRIVARVELGYVIVDKDFEEELSPSLRFYAGGDQSIRGFDYQSIGPKVTLSEGINPVKEIVIGGTNMVVASLEYQYYFSNTWRGALFIDAGSVNDNDKLEPVYSIGPGLHYISPIGPIRFALGYPLSEENPSWRLHFSIGAEL; encoded by the coding sequence ATGTATAGTCGTTTTTTTTTGTTCATCTTGTTTTTTTTAATCTCACCATTTGCAACCTCGAACACACTTCTCGTTCAACTATCAGATAACTTATCCAGTGCAGCAAAACAAAATATTTATGCTTATCTAGGCAGTTTGCCAGAGAATGACACCGAGCGAACAGCATTTGTTTTTACAGCGAAAAAACAGGTCTTAAATGCGCTTAAGGCACTGGGTTATTACCGTGCTGAGGTAACAAGTTCAATTGACAAAAATCTAGATAAAAATATTTGGACGCTTGGTCTTGTCGTGATACTCAATCAGCCAACGAGAATAAAACACGTGCGTATTAACCTAAGTGGTGACGCTTTAGGGGATAGTGCTTTTTCAGACATTATCAGAAAGGTGCCGATTGTCAGCGGAGATATATTACATCATGGTATTTATGAGCAATTTAAAACAGACTTGGTTTCTCTTGGCTTAGAACGAGGTTACTTTGATAGTAAGTTCATTAAAACTAATATCGCTATAAACAAAAGTTTGGATACCGCAGAGATTATTGTTCACTTTGACAGTGGACCTCGTTATCGTTTTGGTGAAATAAAGTTTAATGATTTTGATATCAATACAGATATTTTGAAACCTTTGATTTCTTTTAAGCCAGGTGATTTTTATCAACAAACCTCACTACAAAACTTACAAAATGAACTCGATGAAACTCAATATTTTAGCAATGTTGTTGTTCGTCCTGAAACTGAGAATAGCGCGAATAACATCTTGCCAATTGATGTATCGCTGGAAAAAGCGAAACGCCATCAATTTAATTTAGGACTAGGCTACGCGACTGACACCAAAGAAAGGTTTTCCTTCGGCTGGAAAACACCGCTAGTCAACCGTTATGGGCATCGTCAAGAAACAAGGTTATCCTATTCAACCATTAATCCGACCGGGCATTTTATTTACAGTATTCCTTTGTCACACCCCAACAATGATGTGTTGCAATTACAAACTGAACTAGAAAAAAATGACTATGGAGGCTTAACCAGTCGATTTTTTTCTTTTCAAGTAGGACGCGTTTATCTAAAAGATGATATTTTACGCCAACCTTATTTAAGACACTTAGACGAAGAGTGGGAGACTGATAATGTTTATGATGATGCCAGTTATTTTATTCCCGGGTTTACTTGGTCTGATATTGATCGTGATGGTCCTTTACTCGATCCATCTAAGGGATTTAGACAATACTATAATCTAGAAGGCAGCTATGAAGGTTTATCTTCAGAAACCTCATTTTTACGCTTTAATGCGCGTTGGAAATATATTTCGCTGTTTGCTCCTAAGCACCGTATTGTCGCACGAGTAGAGCTTGGCTATGTTATTGTCGACAAAGACTTTGAAGAGGAACTGTCTCCTTCATTACGGTTTTATGCCGGAGGTGATCAAAGTATTCGAGGATTCGACTATCAATCAATTGGCCCTAAGGTAACACTTTCAGAAGGTATTAACCCAGTGAAAGAAATCGTTATTGGTGGCACTAATATGGTCGTTGCTAGTTTGGAGTACCAGTACTACTTTTCAAATACATGGCGCGGCGCACTATTTATTGATGCTGGAAGTGTTAATGATAATGACAAACTTGAACCGGTATACTCTATTGGTCCCGGTCTTCATTATATTTCTCCCATTGGGCCGATCAGGTTTGCTTTAGGGTATCCATTGAGTGAAGAAAACCCTTCATGGCGTCTTCATTTTAGTATTGGTGCTGAACTATGA
- a CDS encoding translocation/assembly module TamB domain-containing protein — protein MTYKRASFTLMGVLTGLLCFFAILLSTPWGAQLSLYFVGKVSSLQVEYKSGALLDDLALRKLKIENDSALINASNIRLRLHLRCLWKNQICIDELSIGALQVNIKEAQPAESSEQLAEQAINSTNFTLPFSVKLKKFSLARAQITTQGLAINLTEFSSALSVNKNVVSNIAINIDNARLLKAHINLSAAKTSSPPQPVTPWPLASLPKMYLPVKLALKSLVVKTLIINELDNTGSEKTLINTTNNVARLSWFKTQLSIEELSSKVAAVGEFSLKGKVDFVPPYLVNLALSSSIDNFELLPQLSHSEQKVSLKGDLADLVTTISNVGELTLTAKMSVDVTDANLPYKLQADVSQFILPDDIANVITPSTLLLNSEGDLNRHVIDLKSNISGFGYQDAALELQATYSEQTFKIKTLYFEELKENSRLDITGELQIGNRLLWDVKVNSSGISLPNIDQRLSGRLQGNIYSKGFWQDNEWAFTLTDSMVKGEINKIAFNADGNVDINHKGQLAPSKIKLNYGDIALNIKGHSDTHWNVDGTVNVGDSSLWLKDIESGITANISISGPIEQPELNLQGELKKLLVANLASDAIKVEVKYRPLDNHQHQVALSSARINWNDHTINGVNLSSSGDLNQQKVKLAWLGDSAIDLLINSDYSPVGEEWQVQTDQVKFSIGDDVFKSSQPLNILYNNSLKTLAVNKHCWLGDSAQLCLKDDATLKVAQDELTLAIQLDTDLLTPFIPKDITVRSTLAGNVAVGWQQNKMPTVNAKLLISDGDIKTTKEGELHQLLEWQKGELTLKVDNSSVAGKLAFFAQDSAEIVNLSSSLVFADSRTINSQLNINEFNLSPLQVFLPELTSLEGLLNSRLTVSGDLDKPIITGDITLTKGEAKILGNINTLTDLNMALKFKGQQAIISGGVNINNALANLKGDVDWQDELKGNFDFDGESLKLSVPPDLTITVSPHLNAQIKASELKISGRIEVLEGKLLVNKLPQGSVSLSKDVIMVNDAGEQVANEKPFELFTNVRVVIADAFKVEGQGFIGRLGGELQVSQQANQPLQLFGSLKIPEGRYRAYGQDLSLTKGIISFNGTANNPYVSMQATRSIEKENIIVGIDATGLANSLNIKLFSKPTMQQSETLSYLVRGRGLDAETSDSNTAIGVALGSALTNFSGVLTQIEKLPLINRIEIDGDDEQASIAGYLGEQVYIKYGLGIKDPINELTVRFYLLSRLWVETVSGLENSADIYYSFDIK, from the coding sequence ATGACTTATAAACGTGCCAGCTTCACACTTATGGGCGTGTTAACCGGTTTACTGTGTTTCTTTGCCATACTACTTTCAACGCCTTGGGGAGCTCAGTTATCACTTTATTTTGTCGGTAAGGTTTCCTCGCTGCAAGTTGAATACAAAAGTGGTGCACTTTTAGATGACTTAGCGTTACGTAAACTAAAAATTGAAAACGATAGTGCACTAATTAATGCCAGTAACATTCGTTTAAGATTGCATTTGCGCTGCCTATGGAAAAACCAGATTTGTATTGATGAACTCAGTATAGGTGCACTACAAGTCAACATAAAAGAAGCACAGCCAGCGGAATCATCTGAGCAACTTGCCGAACAAGCGATTAACTCAACCAATTTCACCTTACCCTTTAGCGTTAAACTAAAGAAGTTTTCTTTAGCACGCGCCCAAATAACAACTCAGGGGCTAGCAATAAACTTAACCGAGTTTTCTAGTGCTTTATCGGTCAATAAGAATGTTGTGAGTAATATCGCTATTAATATAGATAATGCTCGGTTGCTTAAAGCACATATTAATTTATCTGCGGCGAAGACCTCATCACCACCGCAACCCGTTACCCCTTGGCCACTGGCATCGCTGCCTAAGATGTATTTACCGGTTAAGTTAGCGCTAAAGTCGTTGGTGGTAAAAACGCTAATTATTAACGAATTAGACAATACGGGTAGTGAAAAAACGCTAATTAATACCACAAATAATGTGGCACGTTTATCATGGTTTAAAACGCAATTATCCATTGAAGAATTGTCATCAAAAGTAGCGGCAGTAGGAGAGTTTTCATTAAAAGGAAAAGTTGACTTTGTACCCCCTTATCTTGTTAATTTAGCCTTAAGTAGTTCCATTGATAACTTTGAGTTATTGCCACAACTTAGTCATTCTGAACAAAAAGTTTCACTAAAAGGTGATTTAGCTGATTTAGTAACAACGATTAGCAACGTGGGTGAATTAACACTAACCGCTAAAATGTCAGTGGATGTTACTGACGCAAACTTACCTTATAAATTGCAAGCTGATGTCAGCCAGTTTATTTTACCTGATGATATCGCTAATGTTATTACTCCATCAACCCTGTTACTAAACAGCGAAGGCGACCTTAACCGGCATGTTATTGATTTAAAAAGTAACATTAGTGGCTTTGGTTACCAAGACGCCGCGTTGGAATTACAAGCAACTTACAGCGAACAAACCTTTAAAATAAAGACCTTGTATTTTGAAGAACTCAAAGAAAATAGTCGCTTGGATATAACCGGGGAGTTGCAGATAGGCAATCGATTGTTATGGGATGTTAAGGTGAACTCTTCGGGCATTAGCTTACCTAATATTGATCAGCGTTTATCGGGTCGTCTACAGGGAAATATTTACAGTAAAGGGTTTTGGCAGGATAATGAATGGGCGTTTACGCTAACTGACTCTATGGTTAAAGGTGAAATTAATAAAATAGCTTTTAACGCAGACGGTAATGTTGATATTAACCATAAAGGTCAATTAGCGCCAAGTAAGATTAAGCTCAATTATGGTGATATAGCGCTTAACATAAAAGGGCATAGCGATACCCATTGGAATGTCGATGGCACGGTCAATGTTGGAGATAGCAGTTTATGGTTAAAGGATATTGAAAGTGGAATAACGGCCAATATCTCAATATCTGGTCCAATTGAGCAGCCAGAACTCAATCTACAAGGTGAATTGAAAAAGTTGTTAGTGGCTAATCTTGCCAGTGATGCGATTAAGGTCGAGGTCAAATATCGACCGCTGGATAATCATCAACATCAGGTAGCGTTGAGCAGTGCGCGTATCAATTGGAACGATCACACCATCAATGGTGTTAATTTATCGAGTAGTGGCGATTTAAATCAACAAAAAGTAAAGCTAGCCTGGCTTGGCGATTCAGCGATTGACTTGTTAATTAATAGTGACTATTCACCTGTGGGGGAAGAGTGGCAAGTACAAACTGATCAGGTAAAATTTTCTATAGGTGACGATGTTTTTAAATCAAGTCAGCCACTTAATATACTTTATAACAATAGCCTTAAAACGCTTGCTGTTAACAAACATTGCTGGCTTGGTGACAGCGCTCAGCTCTGTCTAAAAGACGATGCCACCTTAAAAGTAGCTCAAGACGAGTTAACGTTAGCCATTCAATTAGATACAGACCTTTTAACGCCCTTTATTCCTAAAGATATAACTGTGCGGAGCACACTAGCGGGGAATGTTGCTGTCGGTTGGCAACAAAACAAAATGCCAACCGTTAATGCTAAATTACTTATTAGTGATGGCGATATAAAGACAACTAAAGAAGGCGAATTACATCAATTACTTGAGTGGCAAAAGGGTGAATTAACGTTAAAAGTTGATAACAGCAGTGTTGCAGGAAAACTTGCTTTTTTTGCGCAAGACAGTGCTGAAATAGTCAACCTTAGCAGTTCGCTTGTCTTTGCCGATAGTCGCACAATAAATAGTCAGCTTAATATTAATGAGTTTAACCTTTCACCCTTGCAAGTTTTTTTGCCAGAGTTAACCTCACTGGAAGGCCTATTAAATAGCCGTTTAACTGTGAGTGGTGATTTAGATAAACCAATAATAACCGGTGACATTACGTTAACTAAAGGTGAAGCTAAAATTTTAGGAAATATTAATACCTTAACTGATCTTAATATGGCTTTAAAATTTAAAGGTCAGCAAGCGATTATTTCTGGTGGGGTAAATATTAATAATGCCTTAGCTAATCTTAAAGGGGACGTCGATTGGCAAGATGAATTGAAAGGTAATTTTGATTTTGATGGGGAATCATTAAAATTATCAGTCCCCCCGGATCTTACCATAACCGTTTCTCCTCACCTTAACGCCCAAATAAAAGCATCAGAACTGAAAATATCGGGCCGTATAGAAGTGCTCGAAGGTAAATTACTGGTTAATAAATTGCCGCAAGGAAGTGTTAGTTTAAGCAAAGATGTCATTATGGTTAATGATGCAGGCGAACAAGTTGCTAATGAAAAACCATTTGAATTATTTACCAATGTTCGTGTGGTTATTGCCGATGCATTTAAAGTTGAAGGGCAAGGATTTATAGGTCGTCTAGGCGGCGAATTACAAGTGAGTCAGCAGGCAAATCAACCCTTGCAGCTCTTTGGCAGCTTAAAGATACCAGAGGGTCGCTATCGCGCTTATGGGCAAGATTTGTCGTTAACTAAAGGTATTATTTCTTTTAATGGCACAGCAAATAATCCTTATGTCTCAATGCAAGCGACACGTAGCATTGAAAAAGAAAATATTATTGTTGGTATTGATGCAACTGGATTAGCCAACAGTTTGAATATTAAGTTGTTTTCAAAGCCAACCATGCAACAATCTGAAACTTTATCATACCTGGTGAGAGGGCGTGGTTTAGATGCAGAAACCAGCGACAGTAATACCGCTATAGGTGTGGCTTTAGGTTCAGCGTTAACAAACTTTTCTGGTGTACTCACTCAAATAGAAAAGTTACCTTTGATCAATAGAATCGAAATAGATGGAGACGATGAGCAAGCCTCCATCGCTGGCTATTTAGGTGAGCAGGTTTATATTAAATATGGGCTTGGTATAAAGGATCCTATCAATGAATTAACCGTGAGGTTTTATTTATTAAGCAGGCTATGGGTTGAAACAGTTTCTGGGCTAGAAAACTCTGCCGATATTTATTACTCATTCGACATAAAGTAA
- a CDS encoding tetratricopeptide repeat-containing diguanylate cyclase → MIKGLIALILSLIVTSPTLANEVNVDSLKATLTALPLDDKARLAALIELASFYLYISPKETSTYATQALAFTSIEDNDFNKAKLLRLLGQSQMYQGLNLKAFTHLTQAINSANKSEDVHLISVSNRAMGVFHELIIDHKNAIKYYIEALKFAKLSDQKEDLAMVYNNLGNVLNSQNDYTNAAKYFKKSIVINTELNDIAMQMNASVGLSVSYLRSGNPLKAQELLEEVLRNRAYINDFSFSEASANLADVYKYLKNFTAAKPLYKFVINDEKGSVYPPAVASAYLGLADIYVQTNQIKAAIDLYHKGIVEVKNKISVESEMALYENLAKLELSQENFEAAAIIQTEYINRRNQVQPLTQKGLVEKLESQLLLERDYIKLQDELLISERESRHASMYLFAVIVISLISLVLFLVLMLRKQVISRLEATNKTLKKASETDHLTSIGNRRFLEHQIDSFRGQDIEMAFLLLDVDYFKDINDNFGHDAGDEVLVAIADKIKRLCRKDDLFARIGGEEFVILLMNSNEVSACLFAERVRSSIEKMSHPFQSKVTASIGVTFGNMKNPNYDELYKQADIALYSAKDKGRNKVLLFPSLNPIDAD, encoded by the coding sequence GTGATAAAAGGGTTAATAGCATTGATACTGTCACTGATTGTCACCTCACCAACTTTAGCAAACGAGGTAAATGTTGATTCATTAAAAGCAACATTAACAGCACTTCCTCTAGATGATAAAGCGCGCTTAGCGGCATTAATTGAGCTGGCAAGCTTTTACCTTTATATCTCTCCAAAAGAAACAAGCACTTATGCAACACAAGCCCTAGCCTTTACTAGTATTGAAGATAATGATTTCAATAAAGCTAAACTATTACGCTTGCTTGGACAATCACAGATGTACCAAGGTTTAAACCTTAAAGCTTTCACACATCTCACTCAAGCGATAAATAGTGCCAATAAGAGTGAGGACGTGCATTTAATCTCAGTCTCTAATAGGGCAATGGGAGTATTTCACGAGCTCATTATCGATCACAAAAATGCAATAAAATACTATATAGAAGCATTAAAATTTGCTAAATTAAGCGATCAAAAAGAAGATTTAGCGATGGTTTATAATAACTTAGGGAATGTGCTTAATTCTCAAAATGATTATACTAATGCTGCTAAATATTTTAAAAAATCAATCGTAATAAACACTGAACTCAATGACATTGCAATGCAGATGAATGCTTCTGTTGGATTAAGTGTCTCTTACTTAAGATCCGGTAACCCCCTTAAAGCACAAGAATTACTTGAAGAAGTGCTAAGAAATAGAGCTTACATCAATGACTTTAGTTTTAGTGAAGCATCAGCCAACTTAGCTGATGTATATAAATATTTAAAAAACTTTACGGCGGCTAAACCTCTTTATAAGTTTGTTATTAACGATGAGAAAGGTAGTGTTTATCCACCTGCTGTCGCATCAGCATACTTAGGCCTCGCTGATATTTATGTCCAAACAAACCAAATAAAAGCCGCCATCGATTTATATCATAAAGGCATTGTTGAGGTAAAAAATAAAATATCGGTGGAAAGTGAAATGGCGCTTTATGAAAATTTAGCAAAATTAGAATTAAGCCAAGAAAATTTTGAAGCAGCGGCGATTATTCAAACAGAATACATTAACAGAAGAAATCAAGTTCAACCGTTGACACAAAAGGGTCTAGTAGAAAAATTGGAGAGTCAACTACTCTTGGAACGAGATTACATAAAACTACAAGATGAATTACTGATCAGCGAACGAGAGTCTCGCCACGCTTCAATGTACCTATTTGCTGTCATTGTTATTTCACTAATTAGTTTAGTGCTATTTCTAGTATTAATGCTAAGAAAACAGGTGATTTCTCGTTTGGAAGCCACAAACAAAACATTAAAAAAAGCCTCTGAAACCGACCATTTAACAAGTATTGGTAACCGTCGTTTTCTTGAGCATCAAATTGATAGCTTTAGAGGGCAAGATATAGAAATGGCTTTTTTGCTGCTTGATGTGGATTATTTTAAAGATATTAACGACAACTTTGGTCATGACGCTGGTGACGAAGTGTTGGTGGCGATTGCAGATAAAATTAAAAGACTTTGTCGAAAAGATGATTTATTTGCACGTATTGGTGGAGAAGAATTTGTTATTTTATTAATGAATAGTAATGAAGTGTCTGCCTGCTTATTTGCAGAAAGAGTCAGAAGTAGTATTGAAAAAATGTCCCACCCTTTTCAGTCTAAAGTCACAGCAAGCATCGGTGTTACGTTTGGTAATATGAAAAACCCTAATTACGACGAACTATACAAACAAGCCGACATTGCACTTTACTCGGCTAAAGACAAAGGCCGTAATAAAGTACTGCTATTTCCTAGTTTAAATCCAATAGATGCTGATTAA
- a CDS encoding gamma carbonic anhydrase family protein has protein sequence MIYQLGELSPRISKSCFIAPNATVIGNVDLSENVSIWFNVVIRADLAQVKIAKNSNIQDGSILHVDEGFPINIAENVTIGHKVMLHGCTIGEGSLIGINAVVLNGAKIGKNCLIGANALVTENMVIPDGSLVLGSPAKVIKQLDEKTQEMIAAGAAHYVQSNHQYRKELKQIG, from the coding sequence ATGATCTATCAATTAGGTGAACTTTCTCCTCGTATTTCAAAAAGCTGTTTTATAGCACCAAACGCCACTGTAATAGGAAATGTAGACTTAAGCGAAAATGTCAGTATTTGGTTTAATGTTGTGATCAGGGCCGATTTAGCACAAGTGAAGATAGCGAAAAATTCTAATATTCAAGACGGCTCTATTTTGCATGTTGATGAAGGCTTCCCCATTAATATTGCTGAAAATGTAACTATTGGTCATAAAGTAATGCTTCATGGTTGTACGATAGGCGAAGGAAGCTTAATTGGTATCAATGCGGTGGTATTAAATGGCGCTAAGATTGGTAAAAACTGCTTGATCGGTGCTAATGCTTTAGTGACTGAAAACATGGTTATTCCTGATGGGAGTTTAGTCTTAGGCTCACCCGCAAAAGTAATTAAACAACTCGATGAAAAAACCCAAGAGATGATCGCAGCAGGCGCAGCGCATTATGTTCAAAGCAATCATCAATATAGGAAAGAATTAAAGCAAATAGGTTAA
- the rimO gene encoding 30S ribosomal protein S12 methylthiotransferase RimO, with protein sequence MTVEQFDPQATKKSSNSAESQTTTLDIPSKMIEEQKNSQQPSKAAKIGFVSLGCPKNLVDSERILTQLRTEGYDVTNSYDDAELVIVNTCGFIDSAVQESLDTIGEALAANGKVLVTGCLGVKKDEIIELHPNVLGVTGPHAYDEVLTQVHKHVAKPVHNPFIDLVPPQGVKLTPKHYAYLKISEGCNHRCTFCIIPSMRGDLDSRPIGDVLGEAKRLVDAGVKELLVISQDTSAYGVDVKHKTDFWDGMPVKTHMQQLCEELAKRGVWIRLHYVYPYPHVDKIIPLMAEGKILPYLDIPFQHANKRILKLMKRPGSSDRVLERIAKWREICPELVIRSTFIVGFPGETEEEFEELLEFLEEAQLDRVGCFKYSPVEGATANALPDHNSDEVMEDRLQRFMAVQARISAEKLQARIGQEYLILVDEVSALGIVGRSYMDAPEVDGKVYLSDDYDAKPGDLMWVQIIHADEHDVWGVRVDDEAED encoded by the coding sequence ATGACCGTAGAACAATTCGACCCACAAGCAACTAAAAAAAGCAGTAATTCAGCCGAGAGCCAGACAACCACATTAGACATTCCGTCCAAGATGATTGAAGAGCAAAAGAATAGTCAACAGCCCTCTAAAGCGGCTAAAATCGGATTTGTTTCATTGGGCTGCCCAAAAAATCTTGTTGATAGCGAGCGCATCCTTACTCAGCTTCGCACTGAAGGTTACGATGTCACCAATAGCTACGATGATGCTGAATTAGTGATTGTAAATACCTGTGGTTTCATTGATTCAGCCGTTCAAGAATCTTTAGATACAATTGGTGAAGCACTTGCTGCCAACGGTAAAGTATTGGTGACTGGCTGTTTAGGCGTTAAGAAAGACGAAATCATCGAATTACATCCTAATGTTTTAGGTGTTACGGGACCTCATGCTTACGATGAAGTGTTAACACAAGTACACAAACATGTAGCCAAGCCTGTTCATAACCCTTTTATTGATTTAGTACCGCCACAAGGCGTTAAACTTACCCCTAAGCATTACGCGTATTTAAAAATATCAGAAGGGTGTAACCACCGTTGTACGTTCTGTATTATTCCTTCAATGCGAGGCGACTTAGACTCTCGTCCTATTGGCGATGTCTTAGGTGAAGCCAAACGTTTAGTTGATGCTGGCGTTAAAGAATTGTTAGTTATATCTCAAGATACTTCGGCTTACGGTGTTGATGTTAAACACAAAACTGATTTTTGGGATGGTATGCCGGTTAAGACTCACATGCAGCAGTTATGTGAAGAATTAGCCAAGCGGGGCGTTTGGATACGTCTCCATTATGTTTACCCGTATCCGCATGTTGATAAAATAATTCCTCTTATGGCAGAAGGTAAAATACTACCGTATTTAGATATTCCTTTTCAGCATGCCAATAAACGTATCTTAAAATTAATGAAGCGTCCTGGTAGCTCTGACCGTGTATTAGAGCGTATAGCTAAATGGCGTGAGATTTGCCCTGAATTAGTTATTCGTTCAACCTTTATTGTTGGCTTCCCCGGTGAAACAGAAGAAGAATTTGAAGAATTATTAGAATTTTTAGAAGAAGCACAATTAGACCGCGTCGGTTGTTTTAAATACTCACCTGTTGAAGGTGCTACGGCTAATGCTTTACCTGATCATAATTCAGACGAAGTTATGGAAGATCGTTTACAACGTTTTATGGCAGTACAAGCGAGAATAAGCGCGGAAAAACTACAAGCACGTATTGGTCAAGAATATTTAATTCTTGTTGATGAAGTGAGTGCCCTTGGTATTGTCGGGCGTTCTTATATGGATGCGCCAGAAGTTGACGGTAAAGTGTATTTGTCTGATGATTATGACGCTAAGCCAGGCGACCTAATGTGGGTCCAAATTATTCATGCCGACGAGCATGATGTTTGGGGCGTTAGAGTTGACGACGAAGCTGAAGATTAA
- a CDS encoding PEP-CTERM sorting domain-containing protein, whose product MFKKILAVIGFLAFSFTASAGLITDTTNGSFIDETTGLEWMDFGINNKDTYEYVSSQLDSGDEYEGWRLATKDDVYSMMANAFLGLGARYENANNHLPGSVYVNDGEGIVGSVLYHLTDIMGYNRELNSGLNSEFQYSFGLFAGTHGLSRIEMHRMTGSYYDLAVNDDAFIMDYTNYDSKATSTSSSYSTLLIKNSSVTSVPEPSTLAIFALGIFGIASRKLLK is encoded by the coding sequence ATGTTCAAGAAAATATTAGCTGTTATTGGGTTTTTAGCATTTTCATTTACAGCATCTGCTGGATTGATTACAGATACCACAAACGGTAGCTTTATTGATGAAACCACGGGTTTAGAATGGATGGATTTTGGTATTAATAATAAAGATACCTACGAATATGTATCTTCACAGTTAGATTCGGGTGATGAATATGAAGGATGGCGATTAGCTACAAAAGATGATGTATACAGCATGATGGCGAATGCGTTTTTAGGACTAGGGGCACGATATGAGAATGCAAACAATCATCTGCCTGGTAGCGTATATGTCAATGATGGTGAGGGTATCGTTGGTTCAGTTTTATATCATTTAACCGACATTATGGGATATAACCGAGAACTTAACTCGGGTTTAAACAGCGAATTTCAATATTCATTTGGACTATTCGCAGGCACACATGGCTTAAGCCGAATTGAAATGCACAGAATGACAGGTAGTTATTATGACTTGGCTGTTAATGATGATGCATTTATTATGGATTATACAAATTACGATAGCAAAGCAACAAGTACCTCATCTTCATACAGCACGTTATTAATAAAAAACTCATCGGTAACATCTGTTCCAGAGCCATCCACTTTAGCTATTTTCGCTTTAGGCATATTCGGAATAGCCTCTCGTAAATTATTAAAATAA